Proteins from a genomic interval of Thunnus maccoyii chromosome 1, fThuMac1.1, whole genome shotgun sequence:
- the chrna3 gene encoding neuronal acetylcholine receptor subunit alpha-3 isoform X2 has translation MSQLVKVDEVNQIMETNLWLRHIWNDYKLRWNPKDFGGVEFIRVPSNRIWKPDIVLYNNAVGDFQVDDKTKALLRYNGDVTWIPPAIFKSSCKIDVTYFPFDYQNCTMKFGSWTYDKAKIDLVLIGSTINLKDFWESGEWMIIDAPGYKHDIKYNCCEEIYTDITYSLYIRRLPLFYTINMIIPCLLISFLTVLVFYLPSDCGEKVTLCISVLLSLTVFLLVITETIPSTSLVIPLIGEYLLFTMIFVTLSIVITVFVLNVHYRTPKTHTMPCWVRSVFLGLLPRVMFMTRPDRDPEKVTVADTVQMMHSRSCAIHSSGSLQKQHKPQALASSMVSSLTNRQRLFNNTELSNLNNLSEESAKGMGSGFLCREGRCNCCWHQRSSKLPADSGGGSGGLGSLGALTGGSAVGVGGESQCSSSESLDVGIMSLLPLSPEVREAIESVKYIAENMRLQNEAKEVQDDWKYVAMVIDRIFLWVFVLVCILGTAGLFLQPLLLGEDI, from the exons ATGTCACAGCTGGTCAAAGTG GATGAAGTCAATCAGATCATGGAGACAAATCTGTGGCTGAGACAT atctGGAATGACTACAAACTCAGATGGAATCCAAAAGATTTTGGAGGCGTTGAGTTCATTCGAGTACCGTCCAACAGGATATGGAAGCCAGACATTGTGCTGTACAACAA TGCAGTTGGAGATTTCCAGGTCGATGACAAGACAAAGGCCCTGCTTCGTTACAATGGTGACGTTACCTGGATCCCTCCTGCCATATTCAAGAGCTCCTGCAAGATTGACGTCACCTACTTCCCCTTCGACTACCAAAACTGCACCATGAAGTTCGGCTCCTGGACTTATGACAAGGCCAAGATTGATCTGGTGCTGATTGGCTCAACCATCAATCTCAAGGACTTCTGGGAGAGTGGCGAGTGGATGATCATTGATGCCCCTGGTTACAAGCACGACATCAAATACAACTGCTGTGAGGAGATATACACGGATATCACTTACTCTTTGTACATCCGCCGTCTGCCTCTTTTCTACACCATCAACATGATCATCCCTTGCCTCCTCATCTCCTTCCTTACTGTGCTCGTCTTCTACCTGCCATCTGATTGCGGGGAGAAAGTCACTCTGTGTatctctgtcctgctgtcttTAACTGTCTTCCTCCTTGTCATAACAGAGACCATCCCATCCACCTCGCTAGTCATCCCCCTTATTGGGGAGTACCTCCTCTTCACCATGATCTTTGTCACCCTCTCCATCGTCAtcactgtttttgtgttgaacGTCCACTACCGCACACCAAAGACACACACGATGCCCTGCTGGGTGCGGAGTGTGTTCCTGGGGCTGCTCCCCAGGGTGATGTTCATGACCAGACCAGATCGGGACCCCGAGAAGGTGACAGTGGCTGACACTGTTCAGATGATGCATTCGAGGTCCTGTGCCATTCATTCATCAGGTTCTCTGCAAAAGCAGCACAAACCTCAGGCCTTGGCTTCCAGCATGGTGTCCAGCCTTACGAACCGTCAGCGGCTTTTCAAcaacacagagctctccaaTCTCAATAACTTAAGTGAAGAGTCAGCCAAAGGCATGGGCTCTGGGTTCCTGTGCCGCGAGGGTCGTTGCAACTGCTGCTGGCACCAGAGATCCAGCAAACTGCCTGCAGACTCTGGGGGAGGCAGTGGAGGACTGGGCAGCCTCGGGGCCTTGACTGGAGGCAGTGCTGTTGGGGTTGGAGGGGAAAGTCAGTGCTCCAGCTCTGAGTCTCTGGATGTAGGAATAATGTCTCTGTTGCCACTCTCTCCTGAGGTCAGGGAGGCTATCGAGAGTGTCAAATACATTGCAGAGAACATGAGACTACAGAATGAAGCAAAGGAG GTTCAGGATGACTGGAAGTATGTTGCCATGGTTATCGACAGGATCTTCCTCTGGGTATTTGTCCTCGTGTGTATCCTGGGAACAGCTGGCCTCTTCCTCCAGCCTCTATTACTAGGGGAGGACATATGA
- the chrna3 gene encoding neuronal acetylcholine receptor subunit alpha-3 isoform X1 — METNLWLRHIWNDYKLRWNPKDFGGVEFIRVPSNRIWKPDIVLYNNAVGDFQVDDKTKALLRYNGDVTWIPPAIFKSSCKIDVTYFPFDYQNCTMKFGSWTYDKAKIDLVLIGSTINLKDFWESGEWMIIDAPGYKHDIKYNCCEEIYTDITYSLYIRRLPLFYTINMIIPCLLISFLTVLVFYLPSDCGEKVTLCISVLLSLTVFLLVITETIPSTSLVIPLIGEYLLFTMIFVTLSIVITVFVLNVHYRTPKTHTMPCWVRSVFLGLLPRVMFMTRPDRDPEKVTVADTVQMMHSRSCAIHSSGSLQKQHKPQALASSMVSSLTNRQRLFNNTELSNLNNLSEESAKGMGSGFLCREGRCNCCWHQRSSKLPADSGGGSGGLGSLGALTGGSAVGVGGESQCSSSESLDVGIMSLLPLSPEVREAIESVKYIAENMRLQNEAKEVQDDWKYVAMVIDRIFLWVFVLVCILGTAGLFLQPLLLGEDI; from the exons ATGGAGACAAATCTGTGGCTGAGACAT atctGGAATGACTACAAACTCAGATGGAATCCAAAAGATTTTGGAGGCGTTGAGTTCATTCGAGTACCGTCCAACAGGATATGGAAGCCAGACATTGTGCTGTACAACAA TGCAGTTGGAGATTTCCAGGTCGATGACAAGACAAAGGCCCTGCTTCGTTACAATGGTGACGTTACCTGGATCCCTCCTGCCATATTCAAGAGCTCCTGCAAGATTGACGTCACCTACTTCCCCTTCGACTACCAAAACTGCACCATGAAGTTCGGCTCCTGGACTTATGACAAGGCCAAGATTGATCTGGTGCTGATTGGCTCAACCATCAATCTCAAGGACTTCTGGGAGAGTGGCGAGTGGATGATCATTGATGCCCCTGGTTACAAGCACGACATCAAATACAACTGCTGTGAGGAGATATACACGGATATCACTTACTCTTTGTACATCCGCCGTCTGCCTCTTTTCTACACCATCAACATGATCATCCCTTGCCTCCTCATCTCCTTCCTTACTGTGCTCGTCTTCTACCTGCCATCTGATTGCGGGGAGAAAGTCACTCTGTGTatctctgtcctgctgtcttTAACTGTCTTCCTCCTTGTCATAACAGAGACCATCCCATCCACCTCGCTAGTCATCCCCCTTATTGGGGAGTACCTCCTCTTCACCATGATCTTTGTCACCCTCTCCATCGTCAtcactgtttttgtgttgaacGTCCACTACCGCACACCAAAGACACACACGATGCCCTGCTGGGTGCGGAGTGTGTTCCTGGGGCTGCTCCCCAGGGTGATGTTCATGACCAGACCAGATCGGGACCCCGAGAAGGTGACAGTGGCTGACACTGTTCAGATGATGCATTCGAGGTCCTGTGCCATTCATTCATCAGGTTCTCTGCAAAAGCAGCACAAACCTCAGGCCTTGGCTTCCAGCATGGTGTCCAGCCTTACGAACCGTCAGCGGCTTTTCAAcaacacagagctctccaaTCTCAATAACTTAAGTGAAGAGTCAGCCAAAGGCATGGGCTCTGGGTTCCTGTGCCGCGAGGGTCGTTGCAACTGCTGCTGGCACCAGAGATCCAGCAAACTGCCTGCAGACTCTGGGGGAGGCAGTGGAGGACTGGGCAGCCTCGGGGCCTTGACTGGAGGCAGTGCTGTTGGGGTTGGAGGGGAAAGTCAGTGCTCCAGCTCTGAGTCTCTGGATGTAGGAATAATGTCTCTGTTGCCACTCTCTCCTGAGGTCAGGGAGGCTATCGAGAGTGTCAAATACATTGCAGAGAACATGAGACTACAGAATGAAGCAAAGGAG GTTCAGGATGACTGGAAGTATGTTGCCATGGTTATCGACAGGATCTTCCTCTGGGTATTTGTCCTCGTGTGTATCCTGGGAACAGCTGGCCTCTTCCTCCAGCCTCTATTACTAGGGGAGGACATATGA
- the chrnb4 gene encoding neuronal acetylcholine receptor subunit beta-4: MTRALSILAYFFSLVHCSSCADSEERLMNWLLGKDRYNPLIRPAVNRTERVTVKLQVSLAQLISVNEREQIMTTNVWLTQHWVDYRLSWDPAKYEGIDKLRIPSRHIWLPDIVLYNNADGTYEVTVFTNAIVLFNGSINWLPPAIYKSACKIEVKHFPFDQQNCTLKFRSWTYDHTEIDLILKSEVASMDDFTPSGEWDILALPGRRTVNPLDPTYVDLTYDFIIKRKPLFYTINLIIPCVLITSLAILVFYLPSDCGEKMTLCISVLLALTVFLLLISKIVPPTSLDVPLIGKYLMFTMVLVTFSIITSVCVLNVHHRSPSTHTMPSWVKLIFLVKLPALLFMRRPHNNSARQRLRQQRCLRARRAILGLGYPVANKTGITMSSSALLSSDSAFSTPGHKNVAPPLDYSNPSRKGDLRSTDYLPSGFPSAQDLQQRSTSDWAADVQEAVNGVRFVAEHMMGDDDDQSVIEDWKYVAMVVDRMFLWIFVIVCVVGTLGLFLQPLFQNQIIPNQQSISEIPRI, encoded by the exons ATGACTCGGGCTCTCTCCATCCTCGCTTACTTTTTCTCTTTGGTTCACT GTAGCAGTTGTGCTGACTCCGAGGAGCGTCTCATGAACTGGTTGTTGGGAAAAGATCGCTATAATCCACTCATTCGCCCAGCTGTCAACAGGACCGAGAGAGTCACAGTGAAGCTGCAAGTGTCTCTGGCACAGCTCATCAGTGTG AATGAAAGAGAACAGATCATGACCACAAATGTCTGGCTCACTCAG CACTGGGTGGATTACAGATTATCATGGGACCCTGCAAAGTACGAAGGTATTGACAAGTTGCGTATTCCCTCCAGACACATCTGGCTCCCTGATATTGTCCTGTACAACAA TGCTGATGGAACCTATGAGGTAACAGTTTTCACCAATGCCATTGTCCTTTTCAATGGCAGCATCAACTGGCTCCCTCCAGCCATCTACAAAAGCGCCTGTAAGATCGAGGTCAAGCATTTTCCCTTCGACCAGCAGAACTGCACCCTCAAGTTCCGCTCTTGGACATATGACCACACTGAGATCGATCTGATCTTGAAGTCAGAGGTGGCCAGCATGGATGATTTTACTCCTAGTGGGGAGTGGGATATCTTGGCACTGCCTGGTAGACGGACTGTAAACCCTCTGGATCCTACCTATGTGGACCTCACATATGACTTTATCATCAAGAGGAAGCCCCTCTTTTACACCATCAACCTCATCATTCCTTGTGTGTTGATCACCTCTCTGGCCATTCTGGTCTTCTACCTGCCTTCAGACTGTGGGGAGAAGATGACCCTCTGCATCTCTGTCCTCTTGGCCCTCACTGTGTTCCTGCTTTTGATCTCAAAGATTGTTCCTCCCACATCACTGGATGTGCCCCTGATTGGCAAGTACCTGATGTTCACTATGGTGCTGGTGACGTTCTCCATCATCACCAGTGTGTGCGTGCTCAACGTGCACCACCGCTCTCCCAGCACTCACACCATGCCTTCCTGGGTCAAGCTGATATTTCTTGTTAAACTGCCCGCTTTACTCTTCATGAGACGTCCACACAATAACTCTGCACGCCAGAGGCTGCGTCAACAGCGGTGCCTACGGGCTAGAAGAGCCATTTTGGGCCTGGGTTATCCAGTTGCAAACAAAACAGGTATCACCATGTCATCTTCTGCCCTGCTGTCTTCCGACTCTGCCTTCTCCACCCCAGGACACAAAAATGTAGCTCCTCCACTGGACTACAGCAACCCCAGCAGGAAAGGAGACTTGCGTTCCACCGATTACCTCCCAAGCGGTTTCCCTTCTGCCCAGGACCTCCAGCAGAGAAGCACTTCAGATTGGGCTGCTGATGTCCAGGAGGCGGTGAATGGGGTTCGCTTCGTGGCTGAGCACATGATGGGAGATGATGACGATCAGAGT GTGATAGAGGACTGGAAGTATGTGGCCATGGTGGTGGATCGTATGTTCCTGTGGATCTttgtgatagtgtgtgtggtGGGCACCCTGGGCCTGTTTCTCCAGCCTCTTTTCCAAAATCAGATTATTCCCAACCAGCAGTCCATCTCCGAGATCCCTCGTATCTGA